From a single Osmerus mordax isolate fOsmMor3 chromosome 14, fOsmMor3.pri, whole genome shotgun sequence genomic region:
- the gria2a gene encoding glutamate receptor 2a isoform X1, whose amino-acid sequence MLKTMNLLFVLTVLWREALCGSPSVQIGGLFPRGADQEYSAFRIGMVQFGTAEFRLTPHIDNLEVANSFAVTNCFCSQFSRGVYAIFGFYDKKSVNTITSFCETLHVSFITPSFPADGLNQFVLQMRPDIKGPLISLVEYYKWERFAYLYDSDRGLSTLQVILDTAAERKWVVTAINVGNLKDERKDEAYRSLFQDLEIRKERRIILDCEQDKVRDIMEQVITIGRHVKGYHYIIANLGFVDGDLSKIQYGGANVSGFQIVDFDDPLVSKFDQRWEALEEKEYPGADNRIRYTSALTYDAVQVMTEAFRFLHKQRIDFSRRGNNGDCLANPAVPWAQGVEIERALKQVRVDGLTGNIQFDQYGKRVNYSVNVMELKTSGPVKIGYWNEVDKMVVTKSDIFPNESMGMENKTVIVTTILEAPYVMMKKNSELFLDNERYEGYCVDLAAEIAKHCGIRYQLRIVGDGKYGARDAETKIWNGMVGELVYGKADIAVAPLTITLVREEVIDFSKPFMSLGISIMIKKPQKSKPGVFSFLDPLAYEIWMCIVFAYIGVSVVLFLVSRFSPYEWQLEEFEDGQLPTTESTNEFGIFNSLWFSLGAFMQQGCDISPRSLSGRIVGGVWWFFTLIIISSYTANLAAFLTVERMVSPIEGAEDLAKQTEIAYGTLDSGSTKEFFRRSKIALFDKMWQYMKSAEPSPFVKKTAEGVLRVRKSKGKYAYLLESTMNEYIEQRKPCDTMKVGGNLDSKGYGIATPKGSPLRNAVNLAVLKLNEQGLLDKLKNKWWYDKGECGSGGGESKEKTSALSLSNVAGVFYILVGGLGLAMLVALVEFCYKSRAEAKRMKMTFTDAMRSKARLSITGSSGENGRVLTPDFPRAVPYLRPGLPMSLSMTDLS is encoded by the exons TCTGCTCCCAATTCTCCAGAGGAGTGTACGCCATCTTTGGTTTCTACGATAAGAAGTCGGTGAACACCATCACATCCTTCTGTGAGACACTGCATGTGTCCTTCatcactccatctttccctGCCGATGGCCTCAACCAGTTCGTTCTGCAGATGAGGCCGGACATCAAAGGGCCTCTGATCAGCCTAGTGGAGTACTACAAGTGGGAGAGGTTCGCCTACCTCTACGACAGCGACAGAG gtCTGTCCACCCTGCAGGTGATCCTGGACACAGCAGCGGAGAGGAAGTGGGTGGTGACCGCCATCAATGTGGGTAACCTGAAGGACGAGAGGAAGGACGAGGCGTACCGCTCGCTGTTCCAGGATCTGGAGATACGCAAGGAGAGACGCATCATCCTGGACTGTGAGCAGGACAAAGTCAGGGACATCATGGAGCAG GTCATCACGATTGGTCGGCATGTGAAAGGGTATCACTACATCATTGCTAACCTG ggttTTGTGGATGGAGACCTGTCCAAGATCCAGTATGGGGGTGCCAACGTGTCGGGCTTCCAGATTGTGGACTTTGATGATCCACTGGTGTCCAAGTTTGACCAGAGATGGGAGGCTCTGGAGGAAAAGGAGTACCCTGGAGCAGACAACCGGATCAGG TACACGTCGGCCCTGACCTATGACGCGGTTCAGGTGATGACAGAAGCATTCCGTTTCCTCCACAAACAGCGAATTGATTTCAGTAGGCGGGGCAACAATGGAGACTGTCTGGCCAATCCTGCAGTGCCCTGGGCGCAGGGGGTGGAGATAGAACGTGCGCTCAAACAG GTTCGGGTGGACGGGCTAACAGGGAACATCCAGTTTGACCAGTATGGGAAGAGAGTTAACTACTCAGTCAACGTCATGGAGCTCAAGACCAGTGGGCCAGTCAAG ATTGGGTACTGGAATGAGGTGGACAAGATGGTGGTGACCAAATCAGATATTTTCCCCAACGAGTCCATGGGCATGGAGAACAAGACTGTCATTGTCACAACCATCcta GAAGCCCCCTATGTGATGATGAAGAAGAACTCTGAGTTGTTTCTCGACAACGAACGCTATGAAGGCTACTGTGTGGACCTGGCCGCCGAGATTGCTAAGCACTGTGGGATTCGTTACCAGCTGAGGATTGTGGGAGATGGGAAGTATGGAGCCAGAGACGCAGAAACCAAGATCTGGAACGGCATGGTGGGAGAGCTGGTGTATGGG AAAGCAGACATAGCGGTGGCCCCCCTCACCATAACGTTGGTCCGGGAGGAGGTGATAGACTTCTCCAAACCCTTCATGAGCCTGGGCATCTCCATCATGATCAAGAAGCCCCAGAAGTCCAAGCCCGGGGTCTTCTCAttcctggacccactggccTACGAGATCTGGATGTGCATCGTGTTCGCCTACATCGGCGTGAGCGTGGTGCTCTTCCTGGTCAGCCGCTTCAGCCCGTACGAGTGGCAGCTGGAGGAGTTTGAGGACGGCCAGCTGCCCACCACCGAGTCCACCAACGAGTTTGGGATCTTTAATAGTCTGTGGTTCTCTCTGGGTGCCTTTATGCAGCAAGGGTGCGATATCTCGCCAAG GTCTCTCTCGGGGCGTATCGTCGGGGGAGTGTGGTGGTTcttcaccctcatcatcatctcGTCCTACACGGCCAACTTGGCCGCCTTCCTGACGGTGGAGAGGATGGTGTCTCCCATCGAGGGAGCCGAGGACCTGGCCAAGCAGACCGAGATCGCATACGGGACCCTGGACTCAGGATCCACCAAGGAGTTTTTCCGG AGGTCAAAGATTGCGCTGTTTGACAAGATGTGGCAATACATGAAGAGTGCGGAGCCGTCTCCGTTTGTCAAGAAGACGGCCGAAGGCGTTCTCAGAGTCAGGAAGTCCAAGGGGAAGTACGCCTACCTGCTGGAGTCCACCATGAACGAGTACATcgagcagaggaagccctgTGATACCATGAAGGTGGGAGGGAACCTGGACTCCAAAGGCTACGGCATCGCCACTCCCAAAGGATCTCCATTAAG AAATGCGGTTAACCTTGCAGTACTAAAACTGAATGAACAAGGCCTGTTGGACAAATTGAAAAACAAATGGTGGTACGACAAGGGAGAGTGCGGCAGCGGAGGAGGTGAAAGCAAG gagaaGACCAGTGCTCTGAGCCTGAGCAACGTGGCAGGAGTGTTCTACATCCTGGTTGGGGGCCTGGGTCTGGCCATGCTGGTGGCCCTGGTGGAGTTTTGCTACAAGAGCCGAGCCGAGGCCAAGCGCATGAAG atGACGTTTACTGATGCCATGCGGAGTAAGGCCAGGCTGTCCATTACTGGTTCGTCGGGGGAGAATGGGCGTGTCCTGACTCCGGACTTTCCCCGTGCTGTGCCCTACCTCCGCCCCGGATTACCAATGAGTCTCAGCATGACTGACCTGTCCTGA
- the ufsp2 gene encoding ufm1-specific protease 2, with translation MVVCDSIILRVKGPLELKCQLDSTKVPHIQSMINKTFEGLCSKVKSDSLVLNVCNSPVFIWPNKDVFAKSENITANTSCMDLLHFQMDQESTSKKSGKKKGKKNSIINMNLMTEVTEPVLSSAPVLHRSTKHHFIHTILPMDCVVTVPIDETLKVACGRLMGALSSQLCDMQTVTLQHMKETVLLVPQAFHFLLPEPTGLVTVIYPAGVPDSQLDVVRKELHHRFELPDDKPYLKRANAFHFPDEPYKDGYLRTPHVNLNHPTLENGKLYLVQGVYCYHHYMQDHMDDNGWGCAYRSLQTICSWFLYQGYVERAVPTHKEIQQALVAVGDKQDNFVDSRQWIGSIEVQAVLNQLLGVTSKIMFVSQGSELASKGRELANHFLEEGTPVMIGGGVLAHTILGVSWSETSGHIRFLILDPHYTGAEDLQVITDKGWCGWKGPEFWDQNAYYNLCLPLRPKTI, from the exons ATG GTTGTCTGTGACTCAATCATCTTGCGAGTGAAAGGTCCTCTGGAGTTGAAGTGCCAGCTGGATAGCACCAAAG TGCCACACATACAATCGATGATCAACAAAACTTTTGAGGGGCTCTGCTCCAAAGTGAAATCAGATTCCCTCGTCTTAAACGTTTGTAATAGTCCAGTCTTTATCTGGCCTAATAAAGATGTATTCGCAAAATCTGAGAACATTACGGCTAACACATCGTGCATGGATCTTCTACACTTCCA GATGGATCAGGAAAGCACTAGCAAGAAATCagggaaaaagaaaggaaaaaagaat AGCATCATAAACATGAACCTGATGACCGAGGTGACGGAGCCAGTCCTCTCCTCAGCCCCTGTGCTGCACAGAAGCACAAAGCACCACTTCATCCACACAATCCTACCCATGGACTGTGTGGTCACTGTGCCTATTGATGAGACTCTCAAAGT TGCATGTGGACGCCTGATGGGGGCGCTGAGCAGCCAGCTGTGTGATATGCAGACTGTAACCCTGCAGCACATGAAGGAAACGGTCCTCTTGGTGCCACAGGCATTCCatttcctcctgcctgaacccacAGGACTGGTGACTGTGATCTACCCTGCCGGGGTGCCAGACTCTCAGCTGGATGTCGTTCGAAAG GAGTTGCATCATCGGTTTGAGCTACCAGATGATAAACCTTATCTAAAAAGAGCCAATGCCTTCCACTTCCCTGATGAGCCCTACAAAGATGGCTACCTCAGAACCCCTCATGTTAACCTTAATCACCCCACTCTGGAGAACGGCAAG CTGTATCTGGTCCAGGGGGTGTATTGCTACCACCACTACATGCAGGATCACATGGATGATAACGGCTGGGGCTGTGCCTACCGCTCCCTCCAAACCATCTGCTCCTGGTTCCTGTACCAGGGCTACGTGGAACGAGCTGTGCCCACTCACAAGGAGATACAACAG GCCTTGGTGGCTGTTGGAGACAAGCAGGACAACTTTGTGGACTCTCGCCAGTGGATCGGCTCTATCGAGGTCCAGGCTGTTCTTAACCAGCTCCTGGGAGTCACCTCCAAGATCATGTTTGTCAG cCAAGGTTCTGAGTTGGCCTCAAAAGGCAGAGAATTGGCCAACCACTTCCTGGAAGAAGGAACTCCTGTCATGATTG GTGGTGGTGTTTTAGCACACACTATCTTAGGCGTGTCGTGGAGTGAGACCAGCGGTCACATTCGCTTTCTTATCCTGGACCCACATTACACTGGGGCTGAGGACCTGCAGGTCATCACAGACAAG GGCTGGTGTGGTTGGAAGGGACCTGAATTCTGGGATCAGAATGCCTACTACAATCTGTGTCTGCCTTTGAGACCAAAGACCATCTGA
- the gria2a gene encoding glutamate receptor 2a isoform X2 produces MLKTMNLLFVLTVLWREALCGSPSVQIGGLFPRGADQEYSAFRIGMVQFGTAEFRLTPHIDNLEVANSFAVTNCFCSQFSRGVYAIFGFYDKKSVNTITSFCETLHVSFITPSFPADGLNQFVLQMRPDIKGPLISLVEYYKWERFAYLYDSDRGLSTLQVILDTAAERKWVVTAINVGNLKDERKDEAYRSLFQDLEIRKERRIILDCEQDKVRDIMEQVITIGRHVKGYHYIIANLGFVDGDLSKIQYGGANVSGFQIVDFDDPLVSKFDQRWEALEEKEYPGADNRIRYTSALTYDAVQVMTEAFRFLHKQRIDFSRRGNNGDCLANPAVPWAQGVEIERALKQVRVDGLTGNIQFDQYGKRVNYSVNVMELKTSGPVKIGYWNEVDKMVVTKSDIFPNESMGMENKTVIVTTILEAPYVMMKKNSELFLDNERYEGYCVDLAAEIAKHCGIRYQLRIVGDGKYGARDAETKIWNGMVGELVYGKADIAVAPLTITLVREEVIDFSKPFMSLGISIMIKKPQKSKPGVFSFLDPLAYEIWMCIVFAYIGVSVVLFLVSRFSPYEWQLEEFEDGQLPTTESTNEFGIFNSLWFSLGAFMQQGCDISPRSLSGRIVGGVWWFFTLIIISSYTANLAAFLTVERMVSPIEGAEDLAKQTEIAYGTLDSGSTKEFFRRSKIALFDKMWQYMKSAEPSPFVKKTAEGVLRVRKSKGKYAYLLESTMNEYIEQRKPCDTMKVGGNLDSKGYGIATPKGSPLRTPVNLAVLKLSEQGVLDKLKNKWWYDKGECGSKDSGSKEKTSALSLSNVAGVFYILVGGLGLAMLVALVEFCYKSRAEAKRMKMTFTDAMRSKARLSITGSSGENGRVLTPDFPRAVPYLRPGLPMSLSMTDLS; encoded by the exons TCTGCTCCCAATTCTCCAGAGGAGTGTACGCCATCTTTGGTTTCTACGATAAGAAGTCGGTGAACACCATCACATCCTTCTGTGAGACACTGCATGTGTCCTTCatcactccatctttccctGCCGATGGCCTCAACCAGTTCGTTCTGCAGATGAGGCCGGACATCAAAGGGCCTCTGATCAGCCTAGTGGAGTACTACAAGTGGGAGAGGTTCGCCTACCTCTACGACAGCGACAGAG gtCTGTCCACCCTGCAGGTGATCCTGGACACAGCAGCGGAGAGGAAGTGGGTGGTGACCGCCATCAATGTGGGTAACCTGAAGGACGAGAGGAAGGACGAGGCGTACCGCTCGCTGTTCCAGGATCTGGAGATACGCAAGGAGAGACGCATCATCCTGGACTGTGAGCAGGACAAAGTCAGGGACATCATGGAGCAG GTCATCACGATTGGTCGGCATGTGAAAGGGTATCACTACATCATTGCTAACCTG ggttTTGTGGATGGAGACCTGTCCAAGATCCAGTATGGGGGTGCCAACGTGTCGGGCTTCCAGATTGTGGACTTTGATGATCCACTGGTGTCCAAGTTTGACCAGAGATGGGAGGCTCTGGAGGAAAAGGAGTACCCTGGAGCAGACAACCGGATCAGG TACACGTCGGCCCTGACCTATGACGCGGTTCAGGTGATGACAGAAGCATTCCGTTTCCTCCACAAACAGCGAATTGATTTCAGTAGGCGGGGCAACAATGGAGACTGTCTGGCCAATCCTGCAGTGCCCTGGGCGCAGGGGGTGGAGATAGAACGTGCGCTCAAACAG GTTCGGGTGGACGGGCTAACAGGGAACATCCAGTTTGACCAGTATGGGAAGAGAGTTAACTACTCAGTCAACGTCATGGAGCTCAAGACCAGTGGGCCAGTCAAG ATTGGGTACTGGAATGAGGTGGACAAGATGGTGGTGACCAAATCAGATATTTTCCCCAACGAGTCCATGGGCATGGAGAACAAGACTGTCATTGTCACAACCATCcta GAAGCCCCCTATGTGATGATGAAGAAGAACTCTGAGTTGTTTCTCGACAACGAACGCTATGAAGGCTACTGTGTGGACCTGGCCGCCGAGATTGCTAAGCACTGTGGGATTCGTTACCAGCTGAGGATTGTGGGAGATGGGAAGTATGGAGCCAGAGACGCAGAAACCAAGATCTGGAACGGCATGGTGGGAGAGCTGGTGTATGGG AAAGCAGACATAGCGGTGGCCCCCCTCACCATAACGTTGGTCCGGGAGGAGGTGATAGACTTCTCCAAACCCTTCATGAGCCTGGGCATCTCCATCATGATCAAGAAGCCCCAGAAGTCCAAGCCCGGGGTCTTCTCAttcctggacccactggccTACGAGATCTGGATGTGCATCGTGTTCGCCTACATCGGCGTGAGCGTGGTGCTCTTCCTGGTCAGCCGCTTCAGCCCGTACGAGTGGCAGCTGGAGGAGTTTGAGGACGGCCAGCTGCCCACCACCGAGTCCACCAACGAGTTTGGGATCTTTAATAGTCTGTGGTTCTCTCTGGGTGCCTTTATGCAGCAAGGGTGCGATATCTCGCCAAG GTCTCTCTCGGGGCGTATCGTCGGGGGAGTGTGGTGGTTcttcaccctcatcatcatctcGTCCTACACGGCCAACTTGGCCGCCTTCCTGACGGTGGAGAGGATGGTGTCTCCCATCGAGGGAGCCGAGGACCTGGCCAAGCAGACCGAGATCGCATACGGGACCCTGGACTCAGGATCCACCAAGGAGTTTTTCCGG AGGTCAAAGATTGCGCTGTTTGACAAGATGTGGCAATACATGAAGAGTGCGGAGCCGTCTCCGTTTGTCAAGAAGACGGCCGAAGGCGTTCTCAGAGTCAGGAAGTCCAAGGGGAAGTACGCCTACCTGCTGGAGTCCACCATGAACGAGTACATcgagcagaggaagccctgTGATACCATGAAGGTGGGAGGGAACCTGGACTCCAAAGGCTACGGCATCGCCACTCCCAAAGGATCTCCATTAAG AACGCCAGTAAACCTTGCGGTATTGAAACTCAGTGAGCAAGGAGTCTTAGACAAGCTGAAAAACAAATGGTGGTACGATAAAGGTGAATGTGGATCCAAGGACTCTGGAAGTAAG gagaaGACCAGTGCTCTGAGCCTGAGCAACGTGGCAGGAGTGTTCTACATCCTGGTTGGGGGCCTGGGTCTGGCCATGCTGGTGGCCCTGGTGGAGTTTTGCTACAAGAGCCGAGCCGAGGCCAAGCGCATGAAG atGACGTTTACTGATGCCATGCGGAGTAAGGCCAGGCTGTCCATTACTGGTTCGTCGGGGGAGAATGGGCGTGTCCTGACTCCGGACTTTCCCCGTGCTGTGCCCTACCTCCGCCCCGGATTACCAATGAGTCTCAGCATGACTGACCTGTCCTGA